The genome window CTGGATCTTTATTACCACATTTTCAAAGAGCCGGTTGAGTGACGTGAACAGTTTTTGgcgcagctgccgctgctgttagCTACCAGCATTTCGTTTTGCTACTTATAGCCAAGTTACTACCTTTTACTAGCCACCTTCATCCCACTCTGAAGCAAGCTGGCAAACTTGACATTTAAGTGAATTATGTAGTTTCCATGTTAACTTTCTGTGCGGTGCCGCCAAaaattcgtattttttttttctctcttcttttctattttgacTAAGTGCCTGGCAGGCGACTTTTCCATACCTGACGACGCGTCGttgatttatgtgtgtgtgtgtgtgtgtgtgtgtgagtgtgtgtagcactcacattttatttttggcaaggGCAGCTTACCTCTTAAAGAGGGGGAAATTAGgcacaaatataatttatgagcTACGTTTTTTTGGCGCCACCAACAAAGCCAAAATAAAAGGTACAAAAGGTGTCTCAGCTGTCGGctttgatttaaatgcaaattttacaGACTCTCGACAAAATGTCAACTCGAAATCACGATGTGCAAAGTGAATGCGATTTGAAAATTGTGCAAGTTATACTCTATGCATATGAATCATCGAGTTGTTGAGAATACACAGAGATTGATTGAGGTATAAATAGAGATAGAGAAGATACCGTTTCAATTAGCGAATAACAagcattcatttcatttattattgacAATATTCAAGcagtcattcattcattttctgCACTTGAGCAGGATTATCAGCTGTCGTTGATCTATATAAACCTGTTCAGCTTTTTGCCAATTAACATCGGCATTAACCTGCGTCAAGGTTTCAAGCAGTCGGATGACAAATGCCTCAAGGTcaactcccacacacacacacccgcacacacacttgtaaAAGTTCGATAACACTTGAAGGGGGAGataaaatgccaaagaaaatGAGTTCGAAACTTCAACGTAATGTTAACAAGTTAATTTGTCGCAAATATTGTATCTCAACATCTGCAGCTGATTGTGAAATGTATCTGCGAGAACGTTTTCTCTACGCTGGCGACCTTGCAAGGTAACAACAAAGTGCTGAAAAGCAATCAGCAAGCGTGAAATGTgccacactctcacacacacacacacagacacaattAGCGAATATgcaatacattaaataaataaacaagcaaaacaagtgcgaggaattttttaatttagataaTTGAAAGCGCGCAGAATGAAACAGTTTATAATAAACAATCAAAGAACGAACAGAAACGGAAACGAGGGAGTAAAACtgacgaaaataaaaaagccaCCTCAAcgcaattattaataaaacattcgcttttaattgtttaatcaGATATCGCAGCTGTTGTCCACAGTTAATAACAATGATAAACAATAGCACAGcgtgtattattattatacttttttttttggggttcttttttttgcctcttttccaatgaattaaacaaaatattctgcgacaatttggttttattattattgtgctCTCTTCCATTggcattaataataaaagagtGCATCAGTTTGATGTGAATGTTTCGCTGCATTAAACAACAGTTTATCATATTGTTAATCatcaatatttgatttaaataaattgccagctatttattaattacaagGCCAAacaatcaatttcaattgggTGTgaacgcaacaacaaaaaaaaagaagtaaattgtgaaattaaatatataaaagcgGATACGTAATATTTCAAAGCGCATAAAACTCGAATGTCAACTCCATAAAAATGAATCAAGTTATAGAATATAGTGAGAAATTGTATATAGCCATTAATTAAAGCTTGTCAGCATGGTGGCTAATGTTATAATGTTATAGATTACAGTTAATTGCAACGTCAATGAATTGCGTCAGCAGATAGCTGCGAAATCTGAAATCCGTATGAAATTTGTCTGCAAATGTCAAACTCAAATTCAAACTTCAAGTCGAACAACATGCCAgctaattaaagaaaaaagttCGCACGCCCAgctgcaacaataacaaaactaacTAACTACAACAAAGATCAAACCAGGGGAAGTAATGAAACAACAGTCAActaattaaaaccaaaaacaaaaacaaaaaaaatcgcaGCAAATGGCACTTGCCGATTGCATGAAGAACTGCACTAAGAATCGAAAGGGTAGAAGAgaacgaggaggaggaggaggagaagcgTCTCAAGTACGAGTAAGAGGCCCAGAGAGAACTGTGGAGACCCAGCCCAAATGTTTTGTGCCCCAAGTtacagtcgcagtctcagaTTTTTGTGGTATCTAAAGGCCCTGCAATTTTCACGCCCCTTTCAGCACACTGACAATTGTTTTAGATATGGCAACAAATCTCATTATGAGCCCCTCCACTCTACTTATAAGGTGTGTCTTCGCCATCGTCGCCAtcgacatcgtcgtcgtccCCAGGCACGCCCCAATTCAAATCTGGCTGTACTTTCTAATGCATGAACTAGGAGTCGACTccaacatcgacatcgactcTATATCGACATCAGTTGTATTTCGCGAAATCGACATCGAAATCGGATACAATGTGTTGGCCATGTGAACTTGGCCAAATCGGCGACTGTCAAACGAATgtccaattgccaattgccaatttgTAATGTAAAGTCTTCGGGTATTATGCTATAGGTATTATTTACCAGCTAACAAAGGTCACTTGGCCATAACGAGCCCAATTTAATTCACTTAAAGAATATGTTAGCGAACAGGGTTGAAAAGAGGGGCACATAAAGATACCCTGTAGAAGTgctataaattatttctttaaaacaATGATTTAAATGTGCTTTCATTAAGAAAACTagtattaaaaacaaagaTGAGGAAAGCTAAATATATCCAAACcttttaaaaactataaaatttactttatcCCAAAAAAATCCATGGGATATATCTCaaataaactcaaaaattaatgaaaatgtgtATTCGTGAtcttaaattcaaaatcttaaattCGAGATCTTACCTTACAATAAATcagaaaaacatttaataaacatttaagttTCATTACATTCTAATCCTTATTCGAAATCTTAACTTAAAAGAAATGTATTCGATATACCACCAACTAATAAACTTTAAGATTAACAAAATTCTCAATGCTTTTACGTGAtcttaactttaaataaattcattcaaaGTATATACTAATGAACTTCGAGAttcacaaattttataatatttgctaTAAAGaatctttataaataatattttgtaatgcaTAAAGAATACCAATGCCATCGGTTACATATAAAGTCTTTAGTAGCTACAACCCCACTTACTCAATCATCGATCGCAGGGCATTAAAACACAAGAAAATGGCATTgctaatttatgtttattgtgCATTATTTGTACTAGCCAATTGTTGTTTTGGGCCGCGTTTGCTTTAGGCCAGAAATATAGTGAGTGCTCGCTGGGccagaaattgaatttttatgcattttataaaatatattttttaatggtTTTTTAGTTGGCCAGCtgattgaaatttatgatCGTTAGCTTGTCTAACCATCGACcgtctctttcgctctctctccctcactcaCTCTGTggctatttatatttattattattttgatattttttttatgtttgttttatgtaGAGTTTACGGTACGCCCCGCGTATAATTCGCATtaactatttgaaatttattcaattcattCTTGCGAACACAAATTGACAGTTTTAATGGgtttaacacatttttatttatgtttatgtttgaGCTTTCGCCCTCTACACATAACTACAAGTTATGTGATTATCGTGTGTACTTATAAAAGAATTCCATTCGATTGTCTTTTCCTTGGCCACCAAAAAAGAACCTCATGAAAAACCAAATTGTAACGCCCCCTTTTTGGTTGGCTGATTTGGCGGATTAAAAAGCCAAAACGTGTTGaatcaaattgtaattaataaacaCGCTAAAAGCGCCAAAAAGAACCGCCAGAAGAGAGAAACAAATTACGCTAACAAGCCAAGCAAAAGGTGGCCTAAACCAAACgaacgatataccaaaaaaaaaaatagagttGTGCGGTCGGCTCATAATTTGGCCAacaacagaagaaaaaaacgtaacagaaaaacagaaaaaagtcTTTTAATGAGCCGACAGTGCGCGGTCAAGTGATTGGCCATTTAGTTTGGTTAGTTTAGGCCAAAGCTGGCAGCCTTTTATGGCTGTTTTTGgctgttttattcaaatatcaAAACCGTAAATTCCCTCGGCGAccacaacaaatgcaactgtCAAGTGCAACATGCTCCATTGTGGGGTTAATGTGAGCATTGTGAGCTCCATTTTGGAGCTATCATAACTTTGCTCTTGCCGTGGCATGCAAcacactccactccactctcatagacacacacagatacacatgCAAATTTAGATACATCGACACATTGAACTTTGTCATTTGACTGTCCTGTGAAATCAAGGCACCAGCTCAATAACAATTGCGCTTATCAATTGACAGCCTTTGATTGCCTGCCGCCAATTGGCGAGGTGCATGACCAAAACTCAAATGACAGCAAACCGAATTTAATATGCACTATCTATGACAACTTGTTGATCTACTTTGGTCTTAATAAATccaaagaaatgaaaaaagtatGCTGGCgatttaaagaatatatatt of Drosophila nasuta strain 15112-1781.00 chromosome 3, ASM2355853v1, whole genome shotgun sequence contains these proteins:
- the LOC132792477 gene encoding uncharacterized protein LOC132792477 — its product is MALADCMKNCTKNRKGRRERGGGGGEASQVRVRGPERTVETQPKCFVPQVTVAVSDFCDMATNLIMSPSTLLIRCVFAIVAIDIVVVPRHAPIQIWLYFLMHELGVDSNIDIDSISTSVVFREIDIEIGYNVLAM